The proteins below are encoded in one region of Juglans microcarpa x Juglans regia isolate MS1-56 chromosome 4D, Jm3101_v1.0, whole genome shotgun sequence:
- the LOC121261564 gene encoding uncharacterized protein LOC121261564: protein MRSINIQGDAMGDSFRGRGAARGIRARRFVPYTCRARRPRGSRIASYHSTSSDADPSGSDDSTQPPSHPWEPPCPTPMPPPGPNRESSPRIEPPSNGDNIDVTSPTMPVANQEQPKRRRGPAKCIEFEKARKYGKVLLKINEGETAPCCENASMFTTRVSQIVKQHCDMSYARWTDVPDAEKNELIERVRGDFVLDWDQENHRLAVLKQLRKRFNAFHHELHKKYLSYGSHSEALASGCTMVNDNVWVKLCERWGTDNFKKISAQNRENRNRQTVNHTTGRKSFVRMLEEKRATNANLVEFYKETRWSKKNGRFVTTAAEDTYKEMIGKMDGLAPEQRTDEAAASVFREVLGQRPGYARGLGEMVIPESTRQRDREREREYLALIEKHKKDADNYMKDAEVYKTQLDEVKDELRELRERQNETDKMMRMFFFNFHPSPGSLHSSGETQ, encoded by the exons ATGAGGAGCATCAACATTCAAG GTGATGCGATGGGCGACAGTTTTCGAGGAAGAGGGGCTGCACGAGGTATTCGTGCTCGACGATTTGTACCATATACATGTAGAGCCCGTCGACCACGTGGATCTCGCATCGCTTCATACCATTCCACTAGCTCAGATGCAGATCCATCAGGATCGGATGACTCAACGCAGCCTCCCAGTCATCCATGGGAGCCACCATGTCCAACTCCAATGCCTCCACCCGGGCCGAATAGAGAATCATCACCCAGAATAGAACCCCCATCTAATGGAGACAATATCG ATGTGACATCTCCCACAATGCCTGTCGCGAATCAAGAACAGCCCAAACGTAGACGTGGGCCTGCTAAGTGTATTGAGTTTGAGAAAGCGAGAAAGTACGGGAAAGTGCTTTTGAAGATTAATGAAGGTGAAACAGCCCCGTGCTGCGAGAACGCATCCATGTTCACCACACGGGTATCACAAATAGTAAAACAACATTGCGACATGAGTTATGCGAGGTGGACTGATGTGCCTGATGCAGAAAAGAACGAGTTGATCGAACGTGTGAGG GGTGACTTCGTGTTGGATTGGGATCAGGAGAATCATAGATTGGCCGTCTTGAAGCAGTTGCGTAAGCGGTTCAATGCATTTCATCacgaattacacaaaaaatatttatcgtACGGCAGTCACTCAGAAGCATTGGCTTCTGGGTGTACCATGGTCAATGACAACGTTTGGGTTAAGTTGTGTGAGAGGTGGGGAACCGACAACTTCAAG AAAATCTCAGCACAAAATCGGGAGAATAGAAATAGGCAAACTGTTAACCACACAACTGGCCGCAAATCGTTTGTGAGGATGTTGGAGGAGAAG CGGGCTACGAATGCGAATTTGGTGGAGTTCTATAAGGAGACCCGATGGTCAAAGAAGAATGGTAGATTTGTCACCACAGCCGCTGAAGACACTTAT AAGGAGATGATTGGCAAGATGGATGGTCTAGCGCCTGAACAACGCACCGATGAGGCAGCTGCGAGTGTTTTTAGGGAGGTACTTGGTCAGAGACCAGGATACGCAAGGGGGCTAGGCGAGATGGTCATCCCGGAGTCGACAAGACAACGGGACCGTGAACGAGAAAGAGAGTACCTTGCGTTAattgaaaaacataagaaagatgCCGACAATTATATGAAAGATGCCGAAGTTTACAAGACGCAGCTTGATGAAGTGAAGGATGAATTGCGAGAACTTCGTGAGAGGCAAAATGAAACTGATAAGATGATGAGGATGTTCTTCTTCAATTTCCATCCTTCCCCTGGGTCTCTCCATTCTTCTGGAGAGACCCAGTGA